In Gossypium hirsutum isolate 1008001.06 chromosome D01, Gossypium_hirsutum_v2.1, whole genome shotgun sequence, the genomic window aaaaggttgaagactaagttgatagatttggccatattttgtaccgaggtaagtttacggtaaataaatgtaatattttaataattattattaatgttgttcttttccagcaattatgtatttatttcatgaatttatttaatgttgactcaagtatgaaaTGACatagaatcagtgttaaaaagtcccgttgaaacataaggaatgtatcggatacaaatgtcatgacatttgggtaaagaggtctcatgtaagaccaggtctgggacatggcgttggtacCCAGATAAGAGGTcccaagtaagaccatgtctgggacatggcgttgacACCGAGATaagaggtctcatgtaagaccatgtctgggacatggctttggcaccaAGATGaaaggtcccccgtaagaccatgtttgggacatggcatgggcacgatatgagaactcccatgtaaaaccatatctgggatatggcattggcagtacagaaaacatcccatgtaagaccatatatgggacatggctttggcatgttattatcagaaaagagacccaagtacccttattattctaatatggctcaacgggctagtaaacaaactatgttccatgaaagttcaagtaaaagcataaatagaaaattcaggtgagttataagagttatgaacatattatgttatcaattgagaaccaacatttcagcaagagaagagaaagttataatcatgagttatctaagtaaacaagtaagtgaacgagtaagagattaagtaaaaaggaaattagagatcatgacacttgagtatatttatttgtgttaaatgttgttatttatttgcttgaaaacttactaagctttatgcttacttcttttatagtattgcaaagctaattCGGGGATCTTAAAGACGTTGGAGagcactcacactatcaacaacaacaactcggtattttatgatgatcaatgtttgagctatggcatgtatagggacttagtcattttgaatgcatgtccttatgatattgctaaaggatgatgtgtaaatatgtgataatggttagctattaaaatggctaagtaagaatatgttttgtattatgaatgcctaggtgatagtttatacctagaaattatgaaagagtaaaaatttgcaatgaaacagttttgggatagcagcagtgacgtgactttgaaaaatcaccaaggatagtataaaatgaattagagagtgaacgatatatagaattaaagcttaccgagtatattttcatataaaaataatagtgagggtaaaaaaaaatttatattctgagatatttgaattttggttagacaaggtcagaatggtttttggagtcccctgttctgactttagaaaattattaaaaattgtataaaaataattatgagttatagtttatatttatagattccttagtgagtatattttctatagaaataagtgagaacaccatatgaaaataatttgatgagaaaatttatttttagtgaataaaggttAGAACCGTTAGGAaatgaaacaggggagaatttaatgaataaactgtactaattggctaaaccaaaaattctgaaaattttatggtaagataatatatgagtctagtttcagggaaaatttacagatctaaattttgagttccgtaactcgagttatagttAAATTAGTGACTTCTGTGCAGGTGCATAGCATTGtggtgaacagtgaaataaattttaaaagcaaatttttatgccccgaactaataagttaagtcaagtaaggCCCCATGCTCaattccggcaacggtctcgggtaaggggtgttacactatccctatcatcagctataatgatttgattttgagcaaggtttgctctgTTTCCTTGATTCGGATTTTCGAAGTTCATCTTTTCAGTACTTCTCTGACTTGCTTGCCTTTTACGCTGTCGAAAAGTTTGTTCAATCTCATAAACACTtgtaataatcacagaaaaattaactaagttaaaatttgaacagaaaaataaaccaaaatgcaaaactaacaacttCATAAATAATGACTTTTTCTGAAAACACAGtcctcggcaacggcgccaaaaacttggaacgacggaaatgtgtaAGTGTACCCAATCGCAAccagtaataaagtgacaagtaaatgtcgagttatcgtgcccacagggactgtgaaaagaattatttatgaatgttatttaaaacactttggtgaagaaaaatattttgtttgaagagggtgattaaaaactaagattttaaagtAAGTgagctaaataaataaatctcaaatgcacgatttcaaaatacgattttaatcaagatgtcataattgtgttagattaattacatttcttaacttagaattattaagctcatgtttatattgttatgaataagttcacggcaactcggtaatttgctaacttatgaacatactcacctaccaaaattcatttatctcttaactatatttctatgtcaattcaatcgattaaacaaatcttaataggcaaatatgttattgcacatacatacttattaaatcgaaataatctcttgtacatatctctatgtcaattcaaacaattaactcgatttaatgagcacataaaagactatgtgaggtaacaaagtatcattaccttgaaacagtttaatcacaataatcttgcaagttatgcaaggcaaatgtatcgtcaaataccgttgctaatctaaccctcagctaccttagatgattaaacatgcactgattaagtattgtgtccattacttacaatttcaatccgtttaaataattaattcattagttacctaacaattgtaatgcaagaataacttagtcatgattttacttaatcaagcatcttaccgaggcctataacaacataaacacaatttcaataattttaacgaACAAAAtgaaatcaacctaacacgaattaaattcaagctaaattgattaaattaaccattccaacaacataaatattcatagatatgttcagcataacaacaataaaaattaaagagataggaagaaagaatcaaatctggtgtttttccgtggcttgactagttgttccgttcttccttctccatTGTCCTCATCGACAAAGGCTTCTTtgaacacttaattgctgctccaaatagatgatgaatgcccctttcccaagaggagaaatcggcaagaaagaaagagaattttggaatggaaaagaatggagaaagtggagagaagagaggaaagatatgaatgcttgaggtgtgtttttcaaatgaccagcctaagggggtttttatagctgaggatggctgctaaaaatagataaaattatcagccaaagagccctcccttggccggccacacatgtggaaaggttgatagtttcaactttcctaatttaggcttgggggcaaatctataaagccaccaattgtggaggggtttgaatgcaacttgaacaagtcttcaagggcctctttgcaagcttaaataatcaactaataaGTTTATTTGGGTCAGATCTTGGGACagtttttgggctgtccatttcttggtcgaTTCAGTTCACTCGGTTTAGTTCAACTAGAccacttttttcataattaattaataataatttattaacccaaattaaattggatataaattaaaattaattatattatgaattaatacatataattttggatcgtcttaggctaaaatttagttcgcctcgatacttcaaattgcttctcagttttgtgcttctagcagtgtctgctgagccatttttcaccctttgtgcaaatctatcgaaaataacaaaaattcatcaaaattaattataaaattaactaaaattcaacatgttcatattttaagtgtactttaattattttttaaaaattaattattttttcgacaagaattttatcgaaactgtatgattttaagttaaaaagggtatgtaaaaatgtttaaatttccctggttccacacggccgtgtgtccctacttggattgtccacacggtctgagacacgggtgtttgtctcaactgtgtgagtcacatggcctggccacacggttgtgtgacccctgtagtaaaaaatttgtaactttttcctaggctttccaaatgatttcaaattggtcctaaaatgtttctaaggtatttttagggccttaaaGGCTAGATTTTGGAATGATACACTTGAAAATGATTCAATTATAGtatgtttatgattatatatgtaatgtatgttaaatgttcCAATTGttcagtaatactccgtaaccccaCTTCAGCGAtagacacgggttaggggtgtttcacATGTGACCCACTCAAGACTATGTGACAAGAAAATTAGCCTAGTTTCTAAAgcggcacacgtccgtgtgaaccGCCAGTGTACGGCACACGTTCTTGTGGTTCAAAAACCACCCCCAAATCTACTATAGAAACACGTAAATCCACAAAATAGGTACCCCCGATTACATATGTTTAAGAGAATGCACCTGAAAGGCAATTCCAAAGTACTAACGATCAACCGACATGCCTCAATTATACCAATATGAAACTTGATTACAAAAGGAAACACACAAAACCTAATAGGAAATtggttaaaacaaaataaacacaactaaGAGGAACACTAATCAATACCAAAACAACACACTGACGCTTCTCCCACTCGAATCTGAAttgaatgaagatgaaaaaggcaCACAAACCTCCAACGAGACGGAAAGCAACAATGGTATTGgaacaacaaaaaaagaaaaattgaagagcAAGGGAGAAGAAATAAAGGACGTTGGAAAAGAAAGAATACTGATAACCAAAAAGTAAAACTCAAAAATTGGGGGAAAATGACAGAAAACTAACGTGAGGAGAAGTGGGAACGtaagaaaaattttaagtttattttttcaaaaataaattaaattaaaatagacaaaataataattaacaaaatccTATCAGGTTTTCCAGAATTGGAACAAAAATAATTTCCCCTAAGCGCATATGAGggctcaaacacaagacctaagagtaagctaacaccttaccactgaaCCAATAAGCTCATTTTATCTTTAGAACACAAGATTAAACCTAAACATCTAACGGTGACCTCTGACTAAACTTGCAAACCTTAATCCTTCTAACCCCAATTTCAAGGTGTGACAATgacccctttaaataggctaagattagaAATCTAAGCACACTAAAATATCTCTGGAACAATTAGAATCTAATTGGGAGAAGAAGTCCTGCTTAAAGTCTAAAATGCGACTGTTAAATAAGAGAACACGTCGTGATGTCGCAATGTCCCATTCGCCTCATCATGACGTCGTCCATCGCTTGTCCCAACGAGCCGACGCTCCTCGTCCCAACGTCGGGCATGTTTTGGCCCTTCTTTGGTTGCTCGTCGATTATCATCTAAGGTACCTGCAATGTGTCCGATAAATACGAGGCACACCTCACTATTTCGATGTTGGTAGAGCTCTTagagttaaaatttatatatatcatagcAAAACCAACGTGAAATACAACTTATTTTAAAAAGATGTGGAGACTCTAGTCATGTTGTTTACTTGCCCTATCAGTGGATGGAGCAACTTCTAAAATTGTATAACAATGCCTTGTATCAACTTAGAGATAACCAACATGACTGGTTGGAATTGCCAAGAAATCAGTGTCTTTCTGCAGAAGATACGGTGTTATCCCTTCAAACACATGTGAGTACATTCAAGTGTCAGGGTTTGAGTAGAACTAATCGTAGGAAAAGCAGCCGACAATGGAGTTTAGAGCTACACTCCAAGCTATGCCATGCAATGAGTAGGTTTCCTCAATAAAAGCtggaaatttttctttttcttttgttctttctaATACACTGCCATTATGAATAATTTTTTCCCCAATTTGATTAATGTTTCAAATAATCCATATGGAGATGAAGATGATGAGTCGGAGGAAAGCAAGGATGAAAATCATTATGGCTTTACGACTCCCGAGTCCTTTGGCTATTTTCAAGCTTGTGTTTTGCTTTGATTCTTTCAAAACGGTGTTATATATTGATTGTAATTTCCCACCATGTAGTGTGTTAGTGACATCGGAAAATCTTTGGTTGTTAGTATTCTGTTAAGGGAGATAAGCTTTCTCAGGTTTAAATGGAACCATGAAATGTTTTTTCATATAAGAATCATATAAGTTCTTGCCCGTAATGCCAACTTTCTACATAAAATGTTTTTTCGATTCTAAATTTGTTGTCTATTTTGCTTTTATTTCCCAATTTTAGGTTTCACGATCAGGTGGGTTATGAGTTAATTCTTTAGTTAAATTCGGTTATTAATTATGCACTATGCATCATTTgtaaatttaattcttatatgttaatttgatattttttatctttatattttttaaaatttaaaattttaatcctcaccaaataataacttttaaattcattaagttatattattttcaaattttgatacaTCAAGTAATGCcactaagttatattattcaaatTTTGATACATAAGCAATGCTATTTCCATACAAGCAATACaattttcataaaagtaataCAAAAAGtccaataataaatttaatgacagtgaattgtattaaaattgaaattttaaaatttaaaaaacgcaataacaaaatttaactgaTACCATtcaatcattatattttttttctcaagtgGAAGAGTATTTTACATGTAACAGTAATTTGGCATGCgaatttgttattttaaattgatttaccTTTTCTTATTACTACATTGGATAAATTGGACGAAAATTATTAACAACGTAAAGACTAATTTCAGTTTTTAAAGACTAATTTGCCAAATTTCATATTAGAGACCTAAGTCCTTTCCCTCCAATTTTTTATATCTAGTAGATATAAACCAACCATACTAAAGAACAAATTAGAAGTATGGATGCGGGGGGATGCGGGGGGATTCGGATTATAAATTCCAGCAAGCGAAACCATCATCCCatctaaaatttgaaaaacaaactATGAATGAAAATCTTTATCGAAGCTAACCCCTTTACAAATCAGTTTTCTTTACCACAAAAATTGATATTCACCACAACTACTCAGTTTCCTGCTTACTTTTGGAGTCCATGAAAGAGGAGGTGAGGCTCAGTTCTACCAAGGCCCCAGTTGCCGCCGTACCATCTTTTTCAAAAGTCCGGAAAGAAATTGATCCATTCCTGGAATTCCTCTCAGGGCTACTTACAAGATGGTTCTGATTACCGATAAGAGAAACAGCAGCATCATTCTGATCATCACTTCTACCTTCCACATCAAGAAGATTCCCCAGGGCTATACAATCCACAACTGGACAGCATATAAGCATGCAGATACAGACCCCAACACAACATAGAAGGACAACAAAAGCTGAGAAAGCAAGAACTTCAAAAACAAATTGCTCTGGTTTAGATAATACAGACAAACCAAGTAAAAGAACCCTTAATGGAAGGAAACTTGAAACCGACAAAATTAATGTGTAAACTCTCTTCTGCAAACCCTTGTTGATAACTAAATTCAAAATCCgccttccaagccaaaacaaatAGACACTCATCACGGTGGCAAAAACCCCAAGAAGAATAGTATTCAGTAAAGGGTAAGTGCAAAGAGCAATGCTATCAGAATTTTCCATCACTCGAGTGGCTGTTCTAGTGAAATACGGTGGCAATTCCCTCCTTTCCTTGTGTAACTCTGGTCCAATCAAAATAAGAATGAGCTGAAGAACAGACAACGGGAAGCAGTAGAGAAGAACATAGCCTGCAGTTTTTCCGTTCCATTTTCTGCTTAGAATTCCAGTGTCTATATTTTGTAAAGGAGCACGAAGAAGAAACACAAGAGTGAGGAAAAGACAAGGTTCTGCAAAACCTAAATTTGAGACAATGTAACATTTGCAGATGTTTTCTTGCCATTTCAAGTTGAGTGCATTCAACACTCTTCCTTGTCGTCTTAGAAAATTTAGCCTTGTAATTTCACCAAAACCCCACCAGATAGCGAACAAAATGAATGTTATTCGGATGATCCAAGGACCAGTGAAATAACTGAGCTGAATAAATCCTTGTCTAAGAACACGTGAATGTAAGTAAAATGAGTATCCGATGCACACTAAACCAAGAAGAATCAACAGAGCAACAAGACAAATCGTCAACACACCGAATGTTTCGGCAGAATATCTCGTTAGGGGCATTACCCGAAACACAGATTCCACGCATGCTCTCTGCCAGCATGGATACAAAGGATCCTCTGATAGTGTACAAGCTACCTTCAGAGAATTATTTTCGGAATCTATTACTGAATTAACACTGGATGATACTAAGATTAAATATGAGAAGATGACCAAGCAGGCATTGTCAATAGAACTTCCTTATTTCTTTCCAGTCCACCGGATCCATGTATGTCTAGCATTAACTGATCCAAGACttgcaaaattcacatttatactATTGTTTCAGCCACTAACCTTTAAGCTTTAGCTCAACTTTAATTATTTGGTACAACAACCTGTGGAACAAGGGGAGAAACCAATTAATTGCCAAAAACTAAAGGacgaagaaaaaaaaaccatagcATGTGCATAAGGTATGACAAAATCCACCACTTTCAGCACATATTTTCctcaaagaaaaagagaaaatgttCTAGAATTTCAGGTTCTAGATACTTATCATAAAAACAAAATAAGGAACATTTAGATTCATGACCACAGAGCAAATCGGTGAGAGAAATATGCACAATCACCTATATAATACACAACATTCTCAAAAGGGACTTCACATGTGCTGGATGTAAACCTTAACATAGTCAATCGTATAGTAGTATATATGTGAACAGAATATTAAAATTCATTACCCAGCACAAGCAGCACACATGTCAAGTTGCCTAGTCTGGTTCAAACTCACCCAAGCTAGTACCACATAGATCAAAATCTATGACACTCAtgcatacacacacacacacgcatATATAAGCATTCAGGAAATATCATCATTTAAAGTTAGTGAGGAAAAACAAGCATTCACCCCATGCACCTCACTAGTAATGTCTTAGTTCACTAGGAAAATATTTACATGTCATCTTAATTAAACATTTGAGACAACAACAAGAGACACAAGAAATGCCTTAAGTTTCAACAACAAAAGGAATCCTTTGGTAACAGTGCATGTTTACCAGAGGAGTATGCAAATATTGGGTAAGATCATACACATTTAAGTAAATAGTTTCTGTGCAAATAAAATAACTTTAAGTtcataaaagattaataaatcaAAATCAGCACTTTAGTCCATTTAGAGAATGATATAAAAATCACTTTCTGATAATTGGCAACTGACCAGAAAATACTATAATAGATAACTTAAGAAGcatatattcaattaaaaatccAAATTGGTCGTAAGCAAAAAAGGTGACAAACAACTCCATAAGCATGATTAACTAATAATACCTAAAATAGCTCCATAATATCAAGCAATAACCCTATTTAACACAATGCCCGCAATATGCTTGCATATGCCCTTACCATATATCACTAACTTACTAAGGACATTATAGTCAGACTGTCTAATGAATGATTTCAACACTAACACCTTACCTTAAACTTATATCAAAGTCCCTtcgaatataaaaccataatgaGACCTGTAACTTTGTTTCTTATAGTCACAAAGAAAGACGTAACATAAATTGCATAAAACCTCACCAATCCAAACAACTTACCCAGTTTCTTCAAATTAGCAGTCAATCATACAAGTATGGTTTCCCCTAAATTTTGATAGCATTGACAAGCGATAAAttgcaaaatctataaaattattttcgttTATATTTCCTTCGAAAGAAAAAACAATTATAGCTTCCGCTAACCAATACTTCAAATCTGAGAAGTttgcaaaaataatgaaaaaataaacgATTTAATCTCAAATTCCTAACGTTAATTGTCAACACCAGTGCATACAGCACAAAATTGCCGCTAAATTTTCTCGAAAAAGTACAAAAACAAACAATTTCAATAATactacaaaataaaaagaatccaAAAAAGCAAACCGAAATGAATAAAATACAGATCAAAGAAGAACCTACCAAGGGGAGAATCTTGATCCGGCGAGAGTAAGAGACGAAACGGAGAACCGaaagaacaagaagaagaagaagaaaccttAAAACTGATTGCAGAGTAGAAACGAAGATGTAgggagagagagaaagaaagaaaggaagaggaggaaaaaagagagaaaaaagttAACGCAGTTAAGGGGAATAGCCAATAGGCGAGTGGGACTTTGTTGGTGACAGCCTGTCTCCAGCTGTATCCTCCGGACCTCTTGCTTCGGAGTTCCTCAAAGCGTTAGCCTCGTGCGTTTCTCGGACCTACGTGGCTTTTGCCTCCCCTTCTTTTAATCGGCCCCTTACCTTTTCCTAAACCTCTATCGGTGGTATCGATACATATTGATATTCATCTTTTTGATATATTGTTTTATAGGTATTgctattttaaaaagtaatttatatgtatataagaaatttttacaaatatcATAGAATtagattatataaattttaaatttaaaaattcatcaattaTATAAGGGATGATATAATTTTTTACCCTTGAACTTGATAACTAAGTTCACTTTAGCACATGAATTTGGTAACTAAGTACATTTTGGTCCCTGAACTTGAACTTCATCACGATTTGATAATGTGGTTAGTGTTCTTGGAATATAATTGGATTGGCCAATCAACCAATTAGATCGAGAACCAACTAGTATACTGGTCTAAACAAAAGGATTGAGTCGATTGAATAGAAAATTGTTCTAACCAGTAAAAATCGAGATCTGACACAAAAACTAGTAGTTGaacccatttaatttttttttaaattatgaatttttaaatgcttatttaattattgttggtctaGCAGTTGAATCAATCAAACCAATTGAATTGGGAACCAATGGTTTGGCCAATTCAATGATTGGTCTGATTCTTAGAACATTGTATGTAATACTCTAAAATTGTACCATCacctaaaaatttatataatttttttaattttcgagtGATGATGTGACACAATCTCAAAGTATCATATCATCAAGTTCATAGGCCAAAATGAATCTAGTGGTCAAGttcaaatattaattattttcaatCAACTTCACAAATACAatccatttgtaacacccctcacccgtccCGATGGTCGATACGAATGTGAGACACTAATGGGACATTTTTGGAGCAAAATCTTGCCAGGGTCTCTAATTCAAGCAGTCTAAGAATCATGTGTATTTCTATTATGCACTCGACAGATCATATTAAACTTATTACCAAATTGTCAGTAATTTGGTCACAACTTATCAAATAACTACTTGGGACTCACATCACATGTAACACATTACACCCGACTCGATCATTAGGTCTGAGATACAAGATATCACATTCATCGCCGGAGCGAATACGATTAATTTTATTCAACTTTAAACCATTATCAAACGAACATTAATCACAATAGCCAACCATTTACAagatttatacgagcttacaaaagctccaAGAACTAAAATATTAAAGTCTCTTTCTAAAGTCATACAACTCATTCATATTCATTTCAGCCTCCCCTAGGACTCGTTTCCAATTTATTCACATAGAAATTCACGTATTTCCTTTATcattatacacatatatatatgcacaatTGATGCCATAacattatattatttcatttcgaTATCTTTTATCATGTTGTAAactcataccaatttcacataactcatttcattacatttcaatccaatatatattcaCATCAAATACCAGAATCACAATTTAATTCATCATCAACACACAATATCTCATGATAAACATGTCTTATGAATCATCTTAAATATGAACAAATAACTAGTTAGGAATATATCTTATTAACATGTCATTTCCCAAATTGAATCGTTGAATTCGTCACAATTCCATACCAACCTTCCAGACTTATAAATCTAGTTTACAAACTTCTTTCACATTAACAATTCTTTTcataatcattataaatttttacatattaaatcTCTATTAACTTGACTCAGACACAAATGGATACACAAATCCAACCAATACCCTAATTTGAAACCCGATGCCTCATTGGacaatttttgaagaaaatagaTTGTGCCCAGTGCTCATCAATATGACCGAAGTAAAAAATGTGCCCAACACTCATCGACATGTAGTCAAAGTAACcatttggcacccaatgcctcattaGAACGTCCGAAGTAATTAGTTTGCGCCTAGCGCTCATTGGTATAACTGAAGTAAATATTACGCCCAACACTCATCGACACGTAGTTG contains:
- the LOC107922357 gene encoding uncharacterized protein, translated to MPLTRYSAETFGVLTICLVALLILLGLVCIGYSFYLHSRVLRQGFIQLSYFTGPWIIRITFILFAIWWGFGEITRLNFLRRQGRVLNALNLKWQENICKCYIVSNLGFAEPCLFLTLVFLLRAPLQNIDTGILSRKWNGKTAGYVLLYCFPLSVLQLILILIGPELHKERRELPPYFTRTATRVMENSDSIALCTYPLLNTILLGVFATVMSVYLFWLGRRILNLVINKGLQKRVYTLILSVSSFLPLRVLLLGLSVLSKPEQFVFEVLAFSAFVVLLCCVGVCICMLICCPVVDCIALGNLLDVEGRSDDQNDAAVSLIGNQNHLVSSPERNSRNGSISFRTFEKDGTAATGALVELSLTSSFMDSKSKQETE